One window from the genome of Desulforamulus ruminis DSM 2154 encodes:
- the mutY gene encoding A/G-specific adenine glycosylase, whose amino-acid sequence MPLNWVQSLLNWYRENKRNLPWREQKDPYAIWVSEIMLQQTRVDTVLDYYRRFLGRFPNMASLAEAELDEVLKYWEGLGYYTRARNLHRGAGEVMTKHRGVFPDNHRDVLALPGIGEYTAGAIMSIAFNEPYPAIDGNVLRVASRLFLLEQDIKSTGVKKEVEGLLKGVFPRQECSDFTQALMELGALICLPTSPKCQECPVQRDCKAYRHNRQQELPLKSKSGRQKKVQRYIAIVQERDRVLMGKRPERGLLGGLWEFPGVEGQNMEDFRQFKKEYNLEVTPCEHWIDTKHIFSHITWDMKVYRCSCRPEAIRESPLQWVYIQELHNIAIPTAFQKIREKILQEKNVSPTGTGR is encoded by the coding sequence TTGCCACTGAACTGGGTGCAATCCTTATTAAACTGGTACCGGGAAAATAAAAGAAACCTGCCCTGGCGGGAACAAAAAGATCCCTATGCCATCTGGGTTTCGGAAATCATGCTGCAGCAGACCCGGGTGGATACGGTGCTGGACTATTACCGGCGTTTCCTGGGCCGCTTTCCCAATATGGCAAGCCTGGCCGAGGCCGAACTGGACGAGGTGCTGAAATATTGGGAGGGGCTGGGCTATTACACCCGGGCCAGGAATTTACACCGGGGGGCCGGGGAAGTTATGACCAAGCACCGGGGCGTGTTTCCGGATAACCACCGGGATGTTTTAGCCCTGCCCGGTATTGGTGAATATACCGCCGGGGCCATCATGAGCATTGCTTTCAATGAGCCCTATCCCGCCATTGACGGCAATGTGCTGCGGGTGGCTTCCAGATTGTTCCTGCTGGAGCAGGATATAAAAAGTACCGGAGTCAAGAAGGAAGTGGAGGGCTTGCTCAAGGGGGTTTTTCCCCGGCAGGAGTGTTCAGATTTTACCCAGGCTTTGATGGAGTTGGGGGCTTTAATCTGCCTGCCGACCTCCCCCAAGTGCCAGGAGTGTCCTGTCCAGAGGGATTGTAAGGCATACCGCCATAACCGGCAGCAGGAATTACCCTTAAAATCAAAAAGCGGCCGACAGAAGAAGGTACAGCGCTACATTGCCATTGTTCAGGAACGGGACCGCGTGCTAATGGGCAAGCGGCCGGAGCGGGGACTACTGGGGGGACTATGGGAGTTTCCCGGTGTGGAGGGTCAAAATATGGAGGACTTCCGGCAGTTTAAAAAAGAGTATAACTTGGAAGTTACTCCCTGTGAACACTGGATAGACACAAAGCACATTTTCTCTCATATTACCTGGGATATGAAGGTATACCGGTGTAGCTGCCGGCCCGAGGCCATCCGAGAATCCCCATTGCAATGGGTGTATATCCAGGAACTGCATAATATTGCCATTCCTACCGCCTTCCAGAAGATTAGAGAGAAAATTCTTCAGGAGAAAAATGTTTCGCCT
- a CDS encoding HD-GYP domain-containing protein produces MKNLYWAEKLMRPIPVLHKHAEQTMELAIRTAIIMSFDKRRVAYVGIAAFLHDLGKTTWPKELFYKTPVLPHEWDVIKDHTIQGEKIILSKWPNVSRDILRLVSQHHERPGGLGYPNGIYDPPLDVLVLAACDVYNAMVTKREYRNTIKEFAPEVALLEIAKFAPEQVVGALARAETLRKLEEAEEKQRSSFLQSMQF; encoded by the coding sequence ATGAAAAATCTATATTGGGCGGAAAAGTTGATGAGGCCAATACCAGTGCTACACAAGCATGCGGAGCAAACAATGGAACTGGCAATAAGAACTGCCATTATCATGTCGTTTGATAAGAGAAGAGTTGCCTATGTAGGTATAGCGGCATTTTTGCACGACCTGGGTAAAACTACTTGGCCTAAGGAGTTGTTTTATAAAACACCTGTTCTTCCTCATGAGTGGGATGTGATAAAAGATCACACCATTCAAGGTGAAAAAATCATTTTAAGTAAATGGCCGAATGTGTCCCGGGATATCTTGCGTTTAGTATCCCAACACCATGAGAGACCCGGCGGTCTAGGGTACCCAAATGGTATATATGACCCTCCCTTGGACGTGTTGGTACTGGCAGCTTGCGATGTGTATAACGCAATGGTTACTAAAAGAGAATATCGAAATACAATAAAAGAATTTGCTCCAGAAGTAGCCTTATTGGAAATAGCCAAGTTTGCTCCGGAACAAGTGGTTGGTGCATTGGCGAGAGCGGAAACGCTCCGTAAGTTGGAAGAGGCAGAAGAAAAACAGCGGTCATCTTTTTTGCAATCTATGCAATTTTAA
- a CDS encoding ParB/RepB/Spo0J family partition protein → MTREVFQEVIQVSVDDLDDHPDNHIFLMDEQQLQELAESIAEVGVLQPLLVKDTGDGRFRIVSGHRRKRGAVRAGLTEVPCIAINNELDEGIILVDTNLKVRELTTMEKARAIRYLKQRAGMRQGTRGSLGNGFRGLSELFKDSDRNLRNYDKLNDLISELQDCVERGILGLTAGVRLACLPAYVQEELYRALGDGVRDIGPEEVRKLKEQNDRGYLILEVMEKQIKSMEKELAVHKELQGEKEDLEKEIQSLFAKKKSLEYDLIDHENAVKTLRERAMKKGASLYNLIEEVSRPVAGAKPKIETLLDLPLEAATATHLIKWAKVLIEVGQMVEFAVKQSLETDKTRLQAK, encoded by the coding sequence TTGACCAGGGAAGTTTTTCAAGAAGTCATACAGGTGTCTGTGGATGATTTGGATGATCATCCGGATAATCACATTTTTCTTATGGATGAACAACAGCTCCAGGAGTTGGCGGAAAGCATTGCCGAAGTGGGGGTTCTGCAGCCCCTGCTGGTAAAGGACACCGGGGACGGACGTTTCCGCATTGTTTCCGGACATCGCAGGAAACGTGGGGCTGTTAGGGCAGGACTGACCGAAGTTCCCTGCATTGCTATAAATAATGAGTTAGATGAAGGGATTATTTTGGTGGACACCAACTTGAAAGTACGTGAACTAACTACCATGGAAAAGGCCCGGGCGATACGCTATCTCAAACAAAGGGCCGGAATGCGGCAGGGGACCCGGGGAAGCCTCGGAAACGGTTTCCGAGGTTTGTCCGAGTTATTTAAAGACTCGGACCGTAATTTAAGAAACTATGATAAATTAAACGATTTAATCTCAGAACTGCAGGATTGTGTGGAACGGGGGATTCTTGGCTTAACGGCCGGGGTAAGACTGGCCTGCCTGCCCGCTTATGTACAGGAAGAACTATATAGAGCCCTGGGGGACGGCGTTAGGGATATTGGCCCGGAAGAGGTTAGAAAATTAAAGGAACAAAACGACCGGGGTTATCTGATATTAGAGGTAATGGAAAAACAAATTAAAAGCATGGAGAAAGAACTGGCGGTCCATAAGGAACTGCAGGGGGAAAAAGAAGACTTGGAAAAGGAGATCCAATCCCTTTTTGCCAAGAAGAAATCCTTGGAATATGACCTGATCGACCATGAGAATGCGGTTAAGACCCTGCGGGAGCGGGCTATGAAAAAGGGAGCTTCTCTTTATAATTTGATCGAAGAAGTATCCCGGCCGGTTGCCGGGGCTAAGCCTAAAATTGAAACCTTACTGGACTTGCCCCTGGAAGCTGCCACCGCCACACATCTGATAAAGTGGGCGAAGGTATTGATCGAGGTGGGCCAGATGGTTGAGTTTGCCGTAAAACAATCTTTAGAAACCGATAAGACAAGGCTTCAAGCTAAATAG
- a CDS encoding ornithine--oxo-acid transaminase, giving the protein MNLSNNIIEKTEALGARNYHPLPIVIAKAEGVWVEDPEGNRYMDMLSAYSALNQGHRHPKIIKALKDQADKVTLTSRAFHNDQLYRFYEKLAQVTGKNRILPMNTGAEAVETAVKAIRRWAYDRKKVVENQAEIIVCRGNFHGRTTTITSFSSEEEYKRGFGPFTPGFKIIPYGDTEALKGAIMPNTAAFLLEPIQGEAGIVIPREGFLQEAYAICKENNLLFVADEIQTGFGRTGRWFACDWEGVVPDIYIMGKALGGGVLPISAVAADEDILGVFEPGSHGSTFGGNPLACAVAVAALEVLEEENLPQQSLTLGEYFMNQLKQIKNPVIKEIRGKGLFIGLELNTEARPYCEKLKEMKLLCKETHVHTIRFAPPLTITREELDWAYERIAACFS; this is encoded by the coding sequence ATGAATTTATCAAACAATATTATTGAAAAAACCGAAGCGCTGGGTGCCCGCAATTATCATCCTCTTCCCATTGTTATTGCCAAGGCCGAAGGGGTATGGGTAGAGGATCCTGAAGGAAACCGCTATATGGATATGCTGAGCGCTTACTCCGCCTTAAATCAAGGGCACCGCCACCCCAAAATTATTAAAGCCTTAAAGGATCAGGCGGATAAAGTGACCCTGACTTCCCGGGCTTTCCATAATGACCAGTTGTACCGCTTTTATGAAAAGTTGGCTCAAGTAACCGGCAAGAACCGGATTCTCCCCATGAACACCGGGGCCGAAGCGGTTGAGACGGCGGTTAAAGCGATCCGGCGGTGGGCCTATGACCGGAAAAAGGTGGTGGAAAACCAGGCGGAGATTATTGTCTGCCGGGGAAACTTCCATGGGAGGACCACGACCATCACTTCCTTCTCTTCAGAGGAAGAATATAAAAGAGGGTTTGGGCCCTTCACACCGGGATTTAAAATTATTCCCTACGGCGATACGGAAGCCCTTAAAGGAGCCATCATGCCGAACACCGCCGCCTTTTTGTTAGAACCCATTCAGGGAGAAGCGGGCATTGTAATTCCCAGGGAAGGTTTCCTGCAGGAGGCTTACGCCATTTGCAAGGAAAATAACCTGCTTTTTGTGGCGGACGAAATTCAGACCGGCTTTGGCCGAACCGGCCGTTGGTTTGCTTGTGATTGGGAAGGCGTGGTCCCGGATATCTATATCATGGGAAAAGCGCTGGGAGGCGGTGTTCTGCCCATTTCCGCCGTAGCGGCCGATGAAGACATCCTGGGCGTCTTTGAACCCGGTTCCCACGGGTCCACCTTTGGCGGCAACCCCCTGGCTTGTGCCGTGGCGGTGGCTGCTTTGGAAGTGCTGGAGGAGGAGAACCTTCCGCAGCAATCCTTAACCCTGGGCGAATATTTTATGAATCAACTTAAGCAGATCAAAAACCCTGTTATTAAGGAAATCCGGGGCAAAGGATTATTCATTGGCCTTGAGCTGAACACAGAGGCCCGCCCCTATTGTGAAAAATTAAAGGAAATGAAGCTCCTGTGCAAGGAAACCCATGTTCACACCATCCGTTTTGCGCCGCCCTTAACCATTACCAGGGAAGAACTGGACTGGGCCTATGAGCGGATTGCCGCCTGCTTCTCTTAG
- a CDS encoding VirD4-like conjugal transfer protein, CD1115 family: protein MKDDLTHARERLSGLLTGWWQGDIKENKWTRFMLLFLMGGLLDVWLLSTVSAWIINHYYGLTKALGMAAPGIPDPRWYLTHPLPVIWSYFRKIFTGYPLSAPQVFTGWVYLNILIFGSAGVYFIRKKFVKKDVRDLGSAKLEDPAGVREFLDYNYQPGIFFGGIKGPFGGLKPAILRENAPGNRNVAVFGPPGSRKTSTYISNNLFQAVRSGKSVIVPDPKGELTRSFKKWLEKRGYVVKVFNLVNMLNSDRWNPLSEVHDELSAQVFTNTVMVNTVSPNQKKGEKFWEDLERNLLKALVLYVVTEMPVHNRNLGTLYSLLATESVEYLDNLFAILPESHPALMPFKFYKKNSDVIKSGAITGLGGRLEVFQNQMVCELTAGNDIDLELPGKQKCVYFCIMSDKDSAFDFIASVFFSFQFIRLMDLADRQPRGVLPVLVDAILEEFTNVAQIPDFPKKLSTMRGRGIACSIIFQNIPQLKLAVGNEAWEIILGDCDYWLILGAKELTSAKYISEMVGDTTVESERDSRPKGLAGLNPFAGAISKAPTKRRLIDPAEVTRLKIDECLLRLQDGRLMKLDKFWYKYYPWYKELEESHISNYRPKWAEEYLARSSQKQIFLNAKKYSVSSALLEKKDYDRDKAVQDENRAPKGAGASFWD from the coding sequence TTGAAGGATGACCTAACTCATGCCAGAGAAAGACTATCTGGCCTGTTAACGGGTTGGTGGCAAGGCGATATCAAGGAGAATAAATGGACCCGGTTTATGCTGCTGTTCCTTATGGGTGGTCTGTTGGATGTATGGCTTCTCAGCACGGTCTCCGCATGGATTATCAACCATTATTACGGATTAACCAAAGCCCTGGGAATGGCAGCGCCGGGTATCCCGGATCCTCGGTGGTATCTAACGCATCCCCTGCCGGTGATCTGGTCCTATTTTAGAAAAATCTTTACCGGGTATCCGTTGTCCGCGCCCCAGGTATTTACGGGATGGGTGTATCTTAACATCCTGATTTTTGGTTCGGCAGGGGTTTACTTTATAAGAAAAAAATTTGTGAAAAAGGACGTAAGGGATCTTGGAAGCGCTAAACTGGAGGATCCCGCCGGGGTAAGAGAGTTTCTGGACTACAATTACCAACCCGGTATTTTTTTTGGCGGTATAAAAGGGCCCTTTGGCGGCCTGAAACCGGCCATTCTCCGTGAAAATGCGCCCGGAAACCGCAATGTGGCGGTCTTTGGTCCGCCGGGATCCAGAAAGACTTCAACTTATATCAGCAACAACCTGTTTCAGGCGGTTCGTTCAGGAAAATCGGTGATTGTACCCGATCCCAAGGGGGAGTTAACCAGAAGCTTTAAAAAATGGCTTGAAAAAAGGGGCTATGTGGTTAAAGTTTTTAATCTGGTAAACATGTTAAATTCCGACAGGTGGAATCCTTTGTCCGAAGTTCATGATGAATTGAGCGCGCAGGTGTTTACCAATACCGTGATGGTGAACACGGTATCCCCCAATCAGAAAAAAGGAGAAAAGTTTTGGGAGGATTTAGAAAGAAACCTTTTAAAGGCGTTGGTTCTCTATGTTGTTACGGAAATGCCGGTTCATAACCGAAACCTAGGCACCCTTTATTCCCTTCTGGCCACCGAGAGTGTGGAATATCTGGATAACCTCTTTGCAATATTGCCTGAAAGTCATCCTGCGCTCATGCCCTTTAAGTTTTATAAGAAAAACTCAGATGTCATTAAATCTGGAGCCATTACCGGACTGGGGGGACGGCTGGAAGTTTTTCAAAACCAAATGGTCTGTGAGCTAACAGCCGGCAACGATATTGATCTTGAACTGCCCGGCAAGCAGAAGTGTGTTTACTTCTGCATCATGTCGGACAAGGACAGCGCCTTTGATTTCATTGCCAGCGTATTTTTTAGCTTCCAGTTCATCCGGCTTATGGATTTGGCCGACCGCCAGCCCAGGGGGGTACTGCCGGTTCTGGTAGACGCCATTCTTGAGGAGTTCACCAATGTGGCTCAGATACCGGACTTTCCTAAAAAGTTGTCCACCATGCGGGGACGCGGGATTGCTTGTTCAATTATCTTCCAGAATATCCCTCAATTAAAGCTGGCAGTAGGCAACGAGGCCTGGGAGATTATCCTGGGGGACTGTGACTATTGGCTCATCCTTGGGGCCAAAGAGCTTACCAGCGCTAAATATATTAGTGAAATGGTGGGAGATACCACGGTAGAATCCGAAAGGGACTCCCGGCCCAAAGGACTGGCGGGATTGAACCCCTTTGCAGGGGCTATCTCCAAAGCGCCAACCAAGAGAAGGCTTATTGATCCTGCGGAAGTAACCCGGTTAAAAATCGACGAATGCCTGCTTCGTCTTCAGGATGGCCGGCTGATGAAGCTGGATAAATTCTGGTATAAATACTATCCCTGGTACAAGGAGCTGGAAGAGAGTCATATTTCCAACTATCGGCCCAAGTGGGCGGAGGAGTACCTGGCTCGTTCCAGTCAAAAACAAATATTTTTGAATGCTAAAAAATATTCGGTTTCATCGGCTCTCCTGGAAAAGAAAGATTATGACCGGGACAAAGCAGTACAAGATGAAAATAGGGCCCCAAAAGGGGCGGGAGCTTCTTTCTGGGATTAA
- a CDS encoding S1 RNA-binding domain-containing protein produces MFQKPINSLGQGMSEGFSGNKTLLDDSNTWEFLYDAQRKNKIIQGSVSGVEPDRSGGIVRENLIIFIGSIKGVILPDEIGEPRPKYLSALIGAPVAFKVKQCARSQGVAYLSRKDALAEMAGATWEELKKSCEELVQVLDEMNALRPEEGQEPTEEVRHRMQELGRKAIQVGPVRTATVRSVVKEGAYMDIGGVSAYLTVRDMSWGRVEDARELVRPGMSFDVRVTRVDFENAYVRVNLRTLLPDPWTHVQDRYKKDGRYNGVISRYTNNGKLVVELEPGISAICPTVSEQEYTIGDTVNVRLNIVNLEKRYITGVVTGLSRWVHFG; encoded by the coding sequence ATGTTTCAGAAACCGATTAACAGTTTGGGTCAGGGGATGAGTGAAGGCTTTTCCGGCAACAAAACCCTTCTTGATGATTCTAATACCTGGGAATTTCTTTATGACGCCCAAAGGAAAAATAAAATTATACAGGGCAGTGTCAGTGGAGTTGAGCCGGACCGGTCCGGCGGTATAGTGAGGGAAAACCTGATTATTTTCATTGGTTCCATCAAAGGAGTAATCCTGCCGGATGAGATCGGGGAGCCCCGGCCTAAGTATCTGTCTGCCTTAATCGGAGCTCCGGTGGCCTTTAAGGTAAAGCAGTGCGCCCGGAGCCAAGGGGTGGCGTACCTCTCCCGCAAAGACGCACTGGCGGAAATGGCCGGTGCAACCTGGGAAGAGCTGAAAAAAAGTTGTGAAGAGTTGGTCCAGGTTTTGGATGAGATGAATGCTCTTCGTCCGGAGGAAGGACAAGAACCCACCGAAGAAGTCCGGCATCGTATGCAGGAATTAGGACGTAAGGCGATTCAGGTGGGGCCTGTGCGGACCGCCACTGTAAGATCGGTTGTTAAAGAAGGCGCCTATATGGACATTGGCGGGGTCTCCGCCTATCTTACCGTACGGGATATGTCCTGGGGCAGAGTGGAAGACGCCCGGGAATTGGTCAGGCCCGGTATGAGCTTTGATGTGCGGGTCACCCGGGTGGATTTCGAAAATGCTTACGTACGGGTCAATCTCCGGACGCTGCTGCCGGACCCCTGGACCCATGTTCAGGACCGATATAAAAAGGACGGCCGTTATAACGGGGTAATCAGTCGTTACACCAATAACGGGAAGCTGGTGGTGGAGCTGGAACCGGGCATCAGCGCCATTTGCCCAACGGTGTCCGAACAGGAATATACCATTGGGGACACGGTCAATGTACGGTTGAATATCGTGAACCTAGAGAAGAGATATATTACCGGTGTAGTCACCGGGCTTTCCAGATGGGTCCATTTTGGTTAA
- a CDS encoding competence/damage-inducible protein A, with product MKAEILSVGTELLLGDIVNTNAQYLSKRLAEMGILVYHQSVVGDNPQRLQEAFAEAFKRSDMVVTTGGLGPTKDDLTKEAAATYFNKKLTLDSEAFRQIQAHLSRGNRVVTEAHKKQALFPEGAVVFYNEVGTAPGCATEKDHKIIINLPGPPDEMTHMFEKAVVPYLAKYQDGVLVSKVLRIVGIGEASMAQRVDDIISQQGNPTVAPYAKDSEVILRITARAGSREEGENLIAPMEATIRERLGEDIYGEGDTSLEGETVKLLLNKKQTLAVAESCTGGLVASLLVNYPGISAAFMEGLVTYSNEAKIRALRVNPETIEKFGAVSEETAREMAEGIARRAGTDIGLSTTGVAGPEGGTPEKPVGLVCLGLYLKGEVRSKQMSLTGNRNHVRSKAATAAIDWLRRELGRI from the coding sequence ATGAAAGCAGAAATTTTATCTGTAGGAACTGAATTGCTTCTGGGAGACATTGTAAACACCAACGCTCAATATTTATCAAAGAGACTGGCGGAAATGGGCATTTTGGTTTATCATCAGTCGGTGGTGGGGGATAATCCCCAGCGTTTGCAGGAGGCCTTTGCAGAAGCTTTTAAAAGGTCGGATATGGTGGTTACCACCGGGGGCCTGGGACCTACCAAGGACGATTTAACCAAAGAGGCTGCGGCAACCTATTTTAACAAAAAATTGACCTTGGATTCTGAGGCTTTCCGGCAGATTCAGGCTCATCTGAGCAGGGGCAACCGGGTGGTGACCGAAGCCCATAAAAAACAGGCCCTTTTTCCGGAAGGCGCGGTGGTTTTTTACAATGAGGTGGGTACGGCCCCCGGTTGTGCCACGGAAAAAGATCATAAAATTATTATTAATCTCCCGGGGCCTCCGGATGAGATGACCCATATGTTTGAGAAAGCGGTGGTTCCTTACCTGGCCAAGTATCAGGACGGGGTTTTGGTCTCCAAAGTGCTGCGGATTGTGGGGATTGGGGAAGCTTCCATGGCCCAGCGGGTAGACGATATTATTTCCCAACAAGGCAACCCCACCGTAGCCCCTTACGCCAAAGATTCGGAAGTGATACTCCGGATTACGGCCCGGGCCGGGAGCCGGGAGGAAGGGGAAAACCTGATTGCGCCGATGGAAGCAACCATTCGGGAAAGGCTGGGAGAAGATATTTACGGAGAAGGGGACACCAGCCTGGAGGGAGAAACAGTTAAGCTTCTGCTGAACAAGAAACAGACCCTGGCTGTTGCCGAATCCTGTACCGGCGGGCTGGTGGCCTCCCTTTTGGTGAACTACCCGGGAATTTCCGCCGCTTTTATGGAGGGTTTGGTGACTTACAGCAATGAAGCCAAAATCAGGGCACTGAGAGTAAACCCGGAGACCATTGAAAAATTTGGGGCTGTCAGTGAGGAAACGGCCAGGGAGATGGCGGAGGGTATTGCCAGAAGGGCCGGAACCGATATCGGACTTTCCACAACCGGTGTTGCCGGACCCGAGGGCGGCACTCCCGAAAAGCCTGTTGGCTTGGTTTGTCTGGGCCTTTATCTTAAGGGTGAAGTAAGGTCCAAACAAATGAGCCTGACGGGAAACAGAAATCATGTTAGAAGTAAGGCGGCGACAGCGGCCATTGATTGGCTGAGGCGAGAGTTGGGGAGGATTTAG
- a CDS encoding TraM recognition domain-containing protein has protein sequence MALYQGKEETLLINWHKEVFSYGHGEGILLGQVNGMPVRITPGQTEKSIIVFTTGQSKTGKWILVNAALQAIHSGESLLIFDERGRILRCLKHIFEGEGYSLKILNEPLPRVPANREYLKNLTGETIMNRRPAAGEKCAYFYIQQGELNGYKTLKTLFLNLGLPHQVRKDGASHGLNILVDKISGLGPIPFLNRYLSGEELPELKFTIATNGLEELRETYPQEWQNVLNACAAVLFTDIKDYETANYLANLTARSLPRKETDCLSPNWNLIEQEKIDVVINGFYTSVDAIDYRDHPVFKRFLERSDHS, from the coding sequence ATGGCACTATATCAAGGGAAGGAAGAAACATTGTTGATCAATTGGCATAAAGAAGTATTTAGCTACGGTCATGGGGAAGGCATCCTGCTTGGACAAGTGAATGGTATGCCTGTCAGAATTACCCCGGGCCAGACGGAAAAAAGCATCATTGTTTTTACCACCGGCCAGTCCAAAACCGGGAAATGGATTCTGGTGAATGCCGCTTTGCAGGCGATCCATTCCGGGGAATCACTGCTCATTTTTGATGAAAGAGGCCGGATTCTCAGATGCCTTAAGCATATTTTTGAAGGAGAAGGTTATTCCCTTAAAATCTTAAATGAGCCATTGCCACGGGTTCCGGCCAACCGAGAATACCTGAAGAATTTAACCGGGGAAACAATCATGAACCGGAGACCCGCTGCAGGGGAAAAATGTGCTTATTTCTATATTCAGCAGGGAGAACTGAATGGTTATAAAACGTTAAAAACACTTTTTTTAAATTTAGGTTTACCGCATCAGGTTCGAAAGGACGGCGCTTCCCACGGGTTAAATATTCTGGTGGATAAGATCAGCGGACTGGGACCCATTCCATTTCTAAACCGGTATTTGTCCGGGGAGGAGTTGCCGGAACTGAAATTTACCATTGCGACTAATGGTCTAGAGGAATTGAGAGAAACCTATCCCCAGGAATGGCAGAATGTCCTCAATGCCTGTGCGGCAGTGCTTTTTACGGACATCAAAGATTATGAGACAGCCAATTACCTTGCCAATCTTACCGCCAGATCATTGCCCCGGAAAGAGACAGATTGCCTCAGCCCGAACTGGAATCTGATTGAACAGGAAAAAATTGATGTGGTGATTAATGGCTTCTATACGTCTGTTGATGCCATAGACTACAGGGATCATCCTGTATTTAAAAGATTTCTGGAGAGGAGTGATCACTCTTGA
- a CDS encoding aminopeptidase — protein sequence MIDPRLSKLAGNLVHYSCQVQEGEKVFIENIGLELPLVKELVKTVYQAGGMPFVSVKDNAVERTILLGATEEQMKSLARYESARMSDMDAYIGIRSGNNASELADVPSERMELYFKHFWNEVHGNIRVNRTKWVVLRYPSPSMAQLANTSTENFEDYYFDVCNLDYAKMSKAMDPLVELINRTDKVRLTGVGTDLTFSIKSLPGIKCDGRRNVPDGEVYTAPVKDSVNGVVTYNTPSSYQGFTFENICLEFKDGKIIKATANDTERINKILDTDEGARYVGEFALGVNPYITRPMKDTLFDEKIAGSFHFTPGSAYDSCFNGNKSAVHWDLVHVQTPEFGGGEIYFDGILIRKDGRFVLPELAGLNPENLK from the coding sequence GTGATTGATCCAAGATTGAGCAAGCTGGCCGGAAACCTGGTGCATTATTCCTGCCAAGTGCAGGAAGGGGAAAAGGTGTTCATAGAGAACATTGGTTTGGAACTGCCCCTGGTAAAGGAACTGGTCAAGACAGTTTACCAGGCCGGCGGGATGCCCTTTGTGTCCGTTAAGGACAATGCGGTGGAAAGGACCATTTTGCTCGGCGCCACCGAAGAACAAATGAAGAGTCTGGCCCGGTACGAATCCGCCAGAATGAGCGATATGGACGCTTATATTGGCATCCGTTCCGGTAACAATGCTTCAGAACTGGCAGATGTTCCTTCGGAAAGGATGGAGCTTTATTTTAAGCATTTCTGGAATGAAGTACACGGAAATATCCGGGTTAACCGTACCAAATGGGTGGTCCTAAGGTATCCGTCGCCTTCCATGGCCCAGTTGGCCAATACCAGTACGGAGAATTTTGAGGATTACTATTTTGATGTTTGCAACCTGGATTATGCTAAAATGTCCAAAGCCATGGACCCTCTGGTGGAGTTGATCAACCGGACGGATAAAGTGCGCCTGACCGGTGTGGGCACGGATTTAACCTTTTCCATTAAGTCGCTGCCGGGGATAAAGTGCGACGGCAGACGAAATGTGCCCGACGGGGAGGTTTACACCGCTCCGGTAAAGGATTCGGTCAATGGGGTCGTCACCTATAATACCCCGTCTTCCTACCAGGGGTTTACCTTTGAAAACATCTGTCTGGAGTTTAAGGACGGCAAAATCATTAAAGCCACGGCCAATGATACTGAAAGAATTAATAAAATACTGGACACCGATGAAGGGGCCAGATATGTGGGCGAATTTGCCCTGGGGGTAAATCCCTATATCACCCGGCCCATGAAGGATACCTTGTTTGACGAAAAAATTGCCGGATCCTTCCATTTTACTCCCGGCAGTGCTTATGACAGTTGTTTTAACGGAAATAAATCCGCTGTTCACTGGGATCTGGTGCACGTTCAGACGCCGGAATTCGGCGGTGGGGAAATTTACTTCGATGGAATACTCATCCGCAAAGACGGGCGGTTTGTTCTTCCGGAACTGGCAGGACTGAACCCGGAAAATCTAAAATAA